From the Pungitius pungitius chromosome 6, fPunPun2.1, whole genome shotgun sequence genome, one window contains:
- the LOC119196729 gene encoding zinc finger protein 516-like yields KDSFITPSTHPIRSQMALLANQIMDARILSSMNGRAELSQFLRVTNQSIVSQVNSSPDDGRKNRKYPCPLCGKRFRFNSILSLHMRTHTGEKPFKCPYCDHRAAQKGNLKIHLRTHKQGVLGKGRGRIREENRLLHELEERAIMRDRQTRAGHVGQQHSPNLNQLQSPQLLQPVPTQAPFMAPVSGAAESQPHTSTSPKVTPVPEDPVQPQPTGFRCSFCKGKFRKQQELERHIRILHKPYKCTLCEFAASQEEELIGHVEKTHITADSGPGQRPTMGAGDKKRPAGEFPCEVCGQTFSQAWFLKGHMRKHKDSFEHCCQICGRRFKEPWFLKNHMKVHLNKLAAKRNLPAEHESSVNVENLTQDHQSNLYSQYITRIHNRFLATERADHQDYNQLLATAGVDMKVREMLGRMISSGPGPLTDAESATLLGLNRLRPPLSSTGMDYLQKVMSNRDALNGGSYPGWQIMTPGLSVEQQMFALNDQQQSSSYLPERCLPVDDSKGCLGHPNSKATSRPGSPGSVSRHGPKEIAPETASSHCGSGSGLDPRPQSSSPVTGENVYRCPLSGDYAAAQTASLGFHLDRYHFPQWQNSRDLSSPLQPTASSSSSSSSSSSPKPNPRLRPGSRDDWSPVRYLGLESRGESGLLLSLSKQPELTDREAGGEASVSARTGKSQYEPLDLSVRPESVTSHPGMSPAALAQMCGVFSNGTSASFPRRPQSYSNAAAEPGVKPARQCDLLAQGTREEVNAHDAGSTGHGGEGELEKAELARADESDAKRKVLKNDTLGPVEPRQAEFQSPGEKKHDRPRLWGRAAGESPIASLENLTPGQADRVQYQGGLLSFFRSQGNLSGTPTSALAAGPTDGGDVDKDVASARKPFQCRYCPYSATQKGNLKTHVLCVHRKPFDNSLYPDRRLRRSHAPQRPPGLPQSLAADDLAPGRDRVGVETSLCGT; encoded by the exons AAGGACAGCTTCATTACTCCGTCCACTCATCCAATTAGGAGCCAGATGGCGCTTCTGGCCAATCAAATCATGGATGCGAGGATTCTCAGCAGCATGAACGGCAGAGCAGAGCTCTCCCAGTTCTTGAGGGTCACCAATCAAAGCATCGTCTCTCAGGTGAATTCCAGCCCGGACGACGGTCGCAAGAACAGGAAGTACCCCTGCCCGCTGTGTGGAAAGCGCTTCCGCTTCAACAGCATTCTGTCCCtccacatgcgcacacacaccggCGAGAAGCCCTTCAAGTGCCCGTACTGTGACCACAGGGCCGCCCAGAAGGGCAACCTGAAGATACACCTCCGTACCCACAAGCAAGGCGTTCTGGGTAAAGGCCGTGGCCGCATTAGGGAAGAGAACCGATTGCTCCACGAGCTTGAGGAGAGGGCGATAATGAGGGACAGGCAGACGCGCGCCGGCCATGTCGGGCAGCAGCACTCGCCTAATTTGAACCAACTTCAAAGCCCCCAACTGCTACAGCCTGTGCCGACACAGGCTCCGTTCATGGCTCCGGTCTCCGGTGCCGCAGAGAGCCAGCCGCACACGTCCACATCTCCGAAGGTGACTCCCGTCCCCGAGGATCCCGTCCAGCCCCAACCCACCGGCTTCCGCTGCTCCTTCTGCAAGGGGAAGTTCCGGAAGCAGCAGGAGCTTGAGCGCCACATCAGGATCCTACACAAGCCCTACAAGTGCACCTTGTGCGAGTTTGCGGCctcacaggaggaggagctcatcGGCCACGTCGAGAAGACGCATATAACCGCCGATTCAGGCCCGGGGCAGAGGCCCACCATGGGGGCCGGTGACAAGAAGAGGCCCGCTGGCGAATTCCCCTGTGAGGTGTGCGGCCAGACGTTCAGCCAGGCGTGGTTCCTGAAGGGTCACATGAGGAAACACAAGGACTCTTTCGAGCACTGCTGTCAGATCTGTGGCCGTCGTTTCAAAGAACCCTGGTTCCTCAAAAACCACATGAAAGTCCACCTGAACAAGCTTGCCGCCAAGCGCAATCTCCCCGCTGAACACGAGAGCTCCGTTAACGTGGAGAACCTGACACAAGACCACCAGAGCAACCTCTACTCGCAGTACATCACGCGCATTCACAACCGGTTCCTCGCGACGGAGAGAGCCGACCATCAAGACTACAACCAACTGCTCGCCACCGCTGGTGTCGACATGAAGGTCCGGGAGATGTTAGGCAGGATGATCTCCTCGGGTCCAGGACCTTTGACGGATGCAGAGAGCGCCACCTTACTGGGCTTGAATCGTCTCCGCCCTCCCCTGAGCTCCACCGGCATGGACTATCTGCAGAAGGTCATGTCTAACAGAGACGCACTCAACGGCGGCAGCTACCCGGGCTGGCAGATCATGACACCTGGGCTGTCTGTCGAACAGCAAATGTTCGCTCTCAATGACCAGCAGCAGAGCTCCTCCTACCTGCCCGAGAGATGTCTCCCTGTAGACGACAGCAAAGGGTGCCTGGGCCACCCAAACTCTAAGGCCACCAGCAGACCCGGTAGCCCGGGTAGCGTGAGTCGCCACGGGCCGAAGGAGATCGCCCCGGAGACAGCGAGCTCCCActgcggcagcggcagcggcctCGATCCTCGACCTCAATCTTCTTCTCCAGTTACAG GTGAGAACGTCTACAGGTGTCCCCTCTCCGGTGACTACGCCGCGGCACAGACAGCCTCCCTCGGCTTCCACCTGGATCGCTACCACTTCCCCCAGTGGCAAAACAGCAGGGATCTTTCTTCTCCACTGCAGCCCaccgccagcagcagcagcagcagcagcagcagctccagtccCAAACCCAACCCAAGGCTCAGACCCGGGTCCAGGGACGACTGGAGCCCGGTCCGCTATCTCGGTCTGGAGAGCCGTGGCGAAAGCGGCCTGCTCCTCAGCCTCAGCAAGCAGCCTGAGCTCACTGACAGAGAGGCGGGTGGAGAGGCCTCCGTATCGGCCCGAACCGGGAAGTCCCAGTACGAGCCACTAGACCTGTCTGTGAGGCCGGAGTCCGTCACGTCCCATCCAGGCATGTCTCCGGCTGCACTGGCGCAGATGTGTGGCGTTTTCAGCAACGGGACCTCCGCCTCGTTTCCCCGCAGGCCGCAGAGTTACTCCAACGCTGCCGCTGAACCCGGCGTGAAACCCGCGCGTCAGTGTGACCTTTTGGCGCAGGGGACAAGGGAAGAGGTGAACGCGCACGACGCCGGCTCCACCGGTCACGGCGGTGAGGGTGAGTTGGAGAAGGCGGAGCTAGCGAGGGCCGACGAAAGTGACGCCAAGCGGAAGGTGCTGAAAAACGACACCCTGGGGCCAGTGGAGCCGAGGCAGGCCGAGTTCCAGAGTCCCGGCGAGAAGAAGCACGACAGGCCCAGGCTTTGGGGGAGAGCCGCGGGCGAATCTCCCATCGCCTCTCTGGAGAACTTGACCCCGGGACAGGCGGATCGGGTCCAATACCAGGGCGGCCTGCTCTCCTTCTTCAGATCCCAGGGGAACCTGAGCGGCACGCCCACGAGCGCTCTCGCGgccggtccgaccgacggtggCGACGTGGACAAAGACGTCGCATCAG